One window from the genome of Lentibacillus daqui encodes:
- a CDS encoding DUF2507 domain-containing protein, with amino-acid sequence MGKEPELFSLSKLDELQTSGAGYDVLRYMALPELLGSESDTLFYFLGKNLARKLELSSIDDIYQAFDKLGWGRLELVKEKRRELIFHLMADSVVNRIQGPFPVEFRIEAGFLAEALQLVKGVPCECVEEIHHKIYQVEFSVVYTTK; translated from the coding sequence ATGGGAAAGGAACCAGAATTATTCTCGTTATCCAAGCTGGATGAACTCCAAACATCCGGCGCTGGGTACGATGTTTTGCGATACATGGCGTTACCGGAATTGTTAGGATCAGAATCAGATACACTATTTTATTTTTTGGGGAAAAATTTGGCAAGAAAACTGGAATTAAGCTCGATTGATGATATTTATCAAGCATTTGATAAACTTGGCTGGGGACGATTGGAACTGGTAAAAGAAAAAAGGAGAGAACTCATTTTTCATTTAATGGCAGACTCAGTTGTGAATCGAATACAAGGGCCCTTCCCGGTAGAATTCCGCATTGAAGCAGGCTTTCTTGCTGAGGCTCTTCAACTGGTAAAAGGGGTTCCCTGTGAATGTGTGGAAGAAATTCATCATAAAATTTATCAGGTTGAGTTTTCAGTTGTTTATACTACCAAGTAA